atgctcatgcttgatcagaagagcaatgcagatatcataattactatcttacgttggctacaaatataaagaatgttataaaatcaaccttagttgttttttttttgacagaagtatcaggaatgtggtacataccttcataatgcgcccaagaagctcacgaaggaacgactatcaattatctcagcaatgtttagaatgtgatagaaaatgaataagtgaatatagtgtactgttttcaacgagaaaattgcgtgcgaagccgcgggaaacttattgaaatgcgcagcaaagcgcgccgggtccgctagtatatatatataaatgtattagttatattttttgaaatttttactacataaaaataGGCTTGCAGTCTTTTACAATGTTTAGAATAATTTTGGTATTACTTGTACCCAAATCATGATGTAATTCTATTTTTCTAATAGTAGAAATTTGTATAGTAAAACTTTCATTATCTAgtcaaattttagatttttctagACATTTCCTAAACTCAtcataaattgtagttttaaatctGTGTTTATACAACTAGATTTTAGTTAGTGCTAATAATATTAACAGTACATCCTCTGTATTGATTATCTCATACTCTCCATAATTTGCACTTGTAAGTGAATTATCAAAACAACTAGCTGAATTAGAGGCTACTCTTCAAGATTCAccattttaatcttattttaaccaaattgtgTGATAAAGTTCCAAAAGACTTGTAAATGGTTAtccttttacataatattaatagtacTTTGGCAACCTTTTAGTCTTCACAAAACTCAAAACTTACTTAACTTCTTTGTGTAACACCAGACGCTTGCTGGGACCGTGATGCCACTGAGATTTGGAATTCATAAAGTGCGAGGGCTGCTTAACCAAATATCAATGACTATCTTATTTGtaatttagaaaactgtttgTTACTGAAaaccaataacattttattatttttgaatccCAGGTTCCTCAGAGCTACCTTCTTGACTCTGGCTCTTTTACCCTAATATAACATTGCACATACAAGGTTTTATGGgcagtacataaatatttattgtattaagtgATCTAATCATACTTATATGTTTATCTCTTTTGACATATTGGACAAAACGGCTATTTCAGGTATTAAGGTAACACATCATATATGTATTAGAGCGGGTTCACAATTTTtaggtgtttaaaaattaaaaaaagaatattgtaagtaatattgctttctatatactcgtatgtagTATTGTAAGATAATCCAAGTAATATTAAATCATGTTTAAATCATTCTTTTTATCTGTTTCAGAATCGAGAACTTCAAATAATGAGGCGTTTAGAACATTGTAACatagttaaactaaaatatttcttctattcAAGTGGAGATaaggtatgtaaatttaaaataaaacttgtgtGTATATAAGAAAGTTGAAAGATAAGTGTAGTTTAAGAAAGTTAAAGTATAGAACcttgttattaaaataagttatactcGTTGAATGGAACAGATGCAGTTGTAACTAACAGTGGGAAtcttactataatttaaaatgtgtttaacatATCAAACTCGGTCATTGAAGTGTGATCTAAATTATGATGATTAATGGATGATTGATTTTAATGACTACATTAATTAACCCATTAGCATGTCAATTTGTATTGGCAGTATAGCTCttagaaattttgattttgatttagaTGAACAGTATTTAGCTGTCATTGCTATTGAAACATGCAATTTTACACTTTGTGGAATACAGCAAGGGACTCTCATgcttttccaatatatttttcaaactcaatTTTAAATGGAGGAGAAAAATCGCACTGTTGGGTCAACATGTTCCATGAGATCGTAAATCCCTCACTCATTTTGATAGCTTTTAATTTAGCTTTTAGAAAATCATGGCCAAAGAAAATTTGCAACAATAATTAATCTTTGAGTAAATACAATCCCTGTAGACCTGTTACAAGAACTAGTCATTGGACATAATTTAGGTACAGTGATAAATACTATACGAATCCAAAGATGCAGAATTAACTCatccagttttttttatacaagtttgAACATACATTGTTACTCCCGTTTCTCCATTAACGTTTGATAAAGCTTAAGATGACAGGAAACTAAAATCTGGGCCATAGCATAAAAATCCATCTATTGTTTGTCACCATTTTTTAGTAGCAATTTACTTGTAATATAAGCCATGCGTGTTTCAGAAGTATGTGAATcttagtgattttttttactaaaacttttggTAATATGGAGCTGAATTAATTTGGCCACTCTAATAGAGGGAGaacattcattaatttaaattcaaatatctttatttatcacatttccattttatatgtaaacagCAAATAGATAAAACTGATGAAATTGTCAAGTTTTCTAAACCTAAATATTATACTAGATggagttttaaacaaataattaacttGTCTTAATTGTGTTTTTGTATGTCATTTTGTTTAGCTGTATTAGagagttaaaaattttaactcattattagtggtttactttgtttttttagcCAGTTCTCTTTTAGTTTTGCTGGATTTGACCCTTTTTGATGATTAACCACAGACATGTGAGAGCGCGCCTTGTGCCCCCAGCAGCAAACCTGCACAATCTAAAATACCTTTTACATCACTAAACAATGAATGCCTGTATTATTTGGAGAGTCATAATTGTTTAACTGAACACATTTGATAATCTAACGGAGAATGGAAGAAACACCTCCATTCTCCATTATATAGTTTCCATTATGTCTCATAGAATGTAGTGGCGTATTCTATTCAGTttctttttagttataatttctcgCTGATTCACTGTTGCTTATCATATGTTTCTGAacagcaaaataatataaatattcatttgattctattttatatttgtttacattttttgatACATTTAGTAATTTTACGTAGCTTATGGACGTCATATTTATGGATTGCAAGCTATTGGACTTAAGTGCAGAGCTGTCTGAGAATTCAATTCGAGGCGATTGGCTGGAGAAGGTTAAGAAACTGTTAGCTGTTAACAATTGTGTACTgtgatcatgtttgtttctacATTACTTGGCATTTTGTTCCAGAAGGACGAAGTATATTTGAACCTAGTGCTGGAATACATCCCAGAGACTGTTTATAAAGTGGCCAGGCATTATAGTAAATCGAAGCAGACTATACCTATTAGTTTTATAAAGGTAAGATTAACCAGTAATCAGTCAGAATTTACAGTTTAGTTGTATTTACCCATCTTGAAACCACAACGACGTATATAACTGACTGGATATAGTGTATGGCCTGACCATCCGGAGTACACTATAACTAGTGTTTGATAAATTTGCAGATAATAGTGCCTTTATCAGATAATGAAAAAACATGTTAATGAGAACTTTTTTCATTAGAGTAAAAATTTAACCAATTGCGGATCACTAACTAAATATCTGATTATGAAGTAGCTGGGCCTGGCACGGTGATGAGCGCAAAAAACCTGCTAttgaaattacaacaaaacatttttgtaaatataataaaatgtacacataTGTATCAAATTTGCTTATATAGAATAACATGTATCACATAACAAAAACAACATGTGACATCCAGTTTTTATTTGTCTATTCaacttttatttaccaaatcaaacaatttttatCTCATTGAATCTCTTTTGATCAATTTGATGAATTTCGAGAGATGAGAAGGTACAACAATCATATGGATGGCTATGACAGCAGCcatacaaaaaaattcattttattgtttctggatttcatatttagtattagttttgtatctgaataaatttttgttgtacttGAGTAACTCGAAACTATTCAATAGTAGTTTTTATCCTAAATCTCCtatttgtattctatttaattttaaaatattcacacatCCTTATCATCAAGTCATATTTCAGAATATTCCTTGCATATTGCCTCAAACCTAATTACCTAatgttgaaaaaagttaaatgaattttatGACTTTATCCAGTATTCTTTCTTTATGTAtgctttttcaattaattttgatccatttttatactttaatagtatacacatttataataaGTTTGGGAAAAATCAGCATACTTGTACTACTCATAACATAacttcatgaaataaaatttggcCATAGTTGTTTGAGCTATCACAAAAGGGTTTTGTAATAAAGTCACCAATAGTGTAATGAAGTAAAGAAATATACAGATGAAAGTTAACAAAttcattcttaaaatttattctcCCGGTTCGTAATGAACTGTCATGATAATATCCGCCAACACCAATATAAGAGGAGTAAAATTATATGGaaaacactaattaaattttggtttgtcaCCAGTTGTACATGTATCAACTGTTCCGAAGTCTGGCCTACATCCACTCATTAGGCATCTGCCACCGGGACATCAAGCCTCAGAACCTGCTGCTGGACCCTGAGACCGGAGTGCTCAAGCTCTGTGACTTTGGTTCCGCCAAACACTTGGTCAAAGGAGAGCCCAATGTCTCATACATCTGCTCACGGTACTACCGTGCACCGGAGCTCATCTTTGGGGCCATTGACTATACTACTAAAATAGGTAATTTAGCACTTTGTATAAGCTCATATGAAAACTTACAAACATATTGAAGTGCAATCTTTAAATTTGGCAATATCAGTAACATCTTGTTTCGCACAAAAGTGACAACAATCGATTTTCCAAGAAAGTAGCACTTAAATAAGTAAAAGTTTTCATAAGAATGGTCCAGAGAATGTCTCTGCATGGGCTAATGCAGGGTGACCACCCGACCTTGAAAACCGAGAATAAGCCGGGAATCTTCTTGTTGAACCGGGAAAATCACAAATGATTTTTCTGTTTCTAAGAACTCgtgaaatcaagaaataattgaCAGCTccttgaatcaagaactgattaatctctaaacacattattttacttaaataagtaAAAGTTTTCATAAGAAATAAATGTGAATGCAAATTGGAGGTATCTGTAAAACATCACTTAGTTTTAGTATTGATTAAACAAATTAGGTACCTAAGTACAATAAAGGAAAATTACATGTGAAATTGTTCTCTAattgtatttcaattttgttGCTTCTCCTGACAATCCTCTTGTATGTAGATTCAAAATGTGATTCTCACATAATTTTAGATCAGGGGGAAGAAGTAGCAACAATGTAGGATGGTGCTTTTAAtcttattcaatgttttatttattctgtttttttccTTTGCCAATAGAGGTATAAAGAACCAATATAGTTTACAACTCCTATATTCATTATAGGAGAAGGTGTGTTTCCCTAGATGTCTTAGGGAAATGTTATTAATTGCATTATGGACTTTGAAAGTTTAGTCAGGATTATATTATGTTTCAATCAGTTAGTTACTAGTGTGAAACAGCTGTAGCTAGTTCCACGGAGgttgtgttattaatttcaaagCCAGCTAGTTTTACCTACAGGACTTGAGATCAAATACTCTgtagctattttaaaataaaactgtaaattcaataaaattcatattattaagtaCTTATTcataaagtttttcattttttaaatagaatggcTCAAGGtaatgtatacttatttatttgttgatgTATTAAGAAGATTGAAGCACATGTCAGACTGGGTCATTGTGGAAGGGTTGCGTTAATCCCACAGCGAACAAGTTCGTGGTCCAGAGAGCGTCCCCTCTTGGACTAATGCAGGGTGACCACCTGGCCAGGAAAACTGGGAATAAGCCTGGAATCTTTCTGTCGAATCGGGAAAATCACAAAAAGATTTTCTGTTTCTAAGAACTTGTGAAATCAAGAAATAACTGACAGCTCCATGAATCCACAGCTGATTAATCTCGAAACACATTATTTTACACCACATGGTGCATGAAACTGTGAATGAAGGACAAAATATGTTCATGAGCTCCATCTGATGCCGATTGATCACTAGTGCAGTGGAGCTTTATCTTGATTAGTTTTACCAATCCATTGGACAGTCAAAGTCTGTCACCAATCGTCTGAGGCATCGGCCACTGTACAAACGGTATACTGTAAGCAGCAGAATATTATCATATGTTTTGCAGTTTAATAAGTGATGAATCCCGGTTTTTTGACAATACCAAAATGTCAGTTGGAGTTTTACCAGACCTGATAAGGcaccttttggagaagaaaatagTGGATTTGCCCCAAGTAAAGCCAAGAATGGGTTGTTTTCATGTGACATGATGCACAGCAATGACAGCTTGAGCTGATGGCTGAGtggcaggagaaacatttaatgttgaGTTGGCGGCGGATCAGCAGCACTGTGTGGTACTGCCCTGCCGCTCACGTCTGTCATGGCCAGTGTCGAGCCTTCTCCATATCTATAATACACACATTAAACTTAAAGTTGACGCTCCAACGCTCACCGcgtaaccctggaactggcagacgcacgatatcgggcgttttaacatgtcttttatttctcaatattacgtacttaaaacacgatcaaaaAGTATCTGTATTGATACCAAttgaaagaggaaggttcaatttatgtaaataatacactaacaaataattttatcattttgttacacgtccatacgttttataatctctgaactgtttgtttacattctcctgcgtaccgcgctagttgcgcgTGCAgtgatgagtcaactggttcattcggctattatTATTTCGTCAGCTGCttggtgttctgtctggtttattgtttgtttgagttcgttgtaatgatggttgtgtatatgacacaataatagtaagttttttgtgcgtgtttacgtaatggatcgtaatttcagCGATCGTCCAAGTGAATTtgagaactagttgtacatgaaataaacAACGTTGAGTTGTATAtaatataagcaacattgagttgtacatgaaataagcaatGATGTATCGCGGCTAAAACTTCGATTTAGTGTTTGAACGATTGCTACTCACACACATTCTGATTTTTTGTcagattacataggttaaaatCAAAGaaagtgttttgttatgtttcgATATCAGTCACATCCAAACCTCAACTTAACTAGCTGCTTGTACACTGGCAAAAAGTTGTGCAAGTTTTGTGTCCAACAGTAAACAAATTGCTAGTGTAAATGGGCAAAGAGCTCACGAGCGCTGCCGCCACCAGTGTCAGACAGTTGTTTGTAAGAACTGGAGATTAGTGtcaacaattaaaatttcaattataaacattgcagAGACATCACTGCTGTGTGTGACTAGACTTTGTATTGGCTCCTGCAACAACCAGCATACAGCTGTGGCAAGTACTTGTGACAGTTCTCAtgagtaaaattgcttatctCGTTATGATATAtggtggtttaatatttttaatttaccctaaGTACCCACACAATAATTTCCATTGGAAAAATAATTTGGTACTGAgggtacaaatatttttattttaatcggtGGTCAGGGGGTTAATGCTGTATATTACATGTTAACAGATGTTTGGAGTGCGGGCTGTGTACTAGCGGAACTGCTGCTAGGACAGCCGATATTCCCCGGAGACTCCGGAGTGGATCAACTGGTCGAGATCATAAAGGTCCTCGGCACCCCGACTCGGGAACAGATCCGTGAAATGAATCCGAACTACACAGAGTTCAAGTTCCCCCAGATAAAATCACATCCATGGCAAAAGGTATGTGCCTTTGCTTAGATAGTTCTACTAATTCCATAAAAATAGTGAATTAATGCCCTATATTTTGTTTGTAGTCTTTTCAggtatgctttaaattatttagaattctaagtaacaagtaaaatatCTTCTAAAGTTGTGTGGATTAGTAGATACAAGTACCTATAAGTTCTATAAATATATCATCAGCTGTTGGACTACcacactactattttattttaatgtaattttatctaATTTCGAGTCCATTACAGCCAATAggatacaatacaatacaataatattgtattgttacatacaatagtattgtatttttatatacaataatattgtattgttacatacaatagtattgtattgttatatacaataatattgtattacatacaatagtattgtattgttatatacaataatattgtattacatacaatagtattgtattgttatatacaataatatacaatagtattgtattgttatatacaataatattgtattgttatatacAATAGTATGTAAATGCTTAGTTTAGTACTTTCCTCATATTTATAacgtgtttattaatttaaaatagttagtGAAGTTTGCTAAACCCACAATTGATTCCTGATGAATAGAAatgaagaaaacataaatattaaagaatgttttacattgattatattagtttttggttgtaattttaaaaagttaagacGTGGTTTTGTGATactttaaccctctcccgctcgcaaggcatgaatcggcacggcctccacatagccactgcagcttaaacggcacagatcggcacacACTGCTTTACCCAATatagccgataagtgctgctctcgagtagcaatgttttgtactactacgggttgtttggtttcaggagaccatttactatacttttacagtagatttattccattatcttgctatttatattagttgtgcggaaaacaatggcgggttgtagtcgtacacttcgtgacagtgaaatcgatctcgttattagtagtgattgcgacgattcaagtgagtgtagtgatgtaccagagctttgtgaagtggttggtggcattgaggatgtagttcggagtaatcacagtggcagtggcagtgacggTGAGCCAGACAaagaccttcaccaagtaactgcgcaacaaacaaccccgCGCCACCgtcgcccagctgtccgtgtgccccctccctggtctcgtacaatcaacttcattgaaccaatatatagtaaaataattaatatatataattattgttaattacaatgacagaacgtgtgtaagttgaggcgccgcgtattttgaccaagcacgaccggcagagcgaattaattgaggttagaagcaccgtgagcgcctggaaacaatacGAGCAGGAGAGGGTTAAGTtgaaatttaagataaattggaGTGTTAAAGTGAACAAggaaggaaattattttattttaatttaacgaatttatttaataaaacttatccCAATCAAAACCCTGTATCTAAAGCATGAGTACATAAAACTATCCAACGTTAAAAGACCATTAAAGATCACCCCAAACCTGGACGACCAAAATTTGCTACAAATGagatgtcacttaatgggtcttcaCATTTAAACATATTGAGATGctccccaaaatcccattttggagaAATGGGCAAAGAAGAAGAATCAATACACAGTCACAATAAgatgtaacagtgactaaaaagtttacttctatttcctagaaaggtgtcctgaGTTCCATCCTCCATCtctatccatcaaaaactaaatagactgcatccatacttttaactcacactgtattaTGCTTGTTTTACAACTGTTTACACCACTTTGATGGTATATAATATCAACTTTAATATAAGTTTTGCTGACTTATAAGTTTAGTTATAGTATCttacctttatttattattactgtatgtaTTTTACAACTGAAATCATAAAGCTTCTAAACTTTAGCTGGAATTCTTTTTATCTATTAGACTAGAATATCAAGAAAATGGACACCAGTACTGTTTTATTGTGGTTCTGGTGCCAATTCTGCATTTTGTGGTCTTTAAACAAAATCTTATCACCTTTACTTCTAAAAGACGACAAATCAATAAGCATTCATGAGTCATCTCTAAGGACTTGAGAGGATAGTGCACTGTCAAATAAGTGGATTTTTACAATCCCACAATATTCCATGGGTAACACAGTAGGGAGGCTGCGTTTCTATAGACAATTAACGATTTCAGTGTGCCATGGATCAAAGAcaatgtactattttagtttttattcaaagaCTTTTGACTCAGTTAACTATAATCAATTATACTAGCACAATTAAACATATGGGGATTTTTTAGTTGGTTACTTTTTGTATGAGATCTTATATTGTAGATTAATGGCAGTACAccaatatttataataccttGTCTTATTTAAGAACTGGTTTTgttggtgtaccacaaggatttATGCTTTAGCCTTGATTGTTTGCTGAACATACAAAAGACATAATTACTGCAATGACTTTTACTCATATTCTAACAACTATCAACAAGCAACCCAATGCCCAGTGTAAAACAAGTAAATGTTGACTGTTAACAATGTCAGTGAGGGTATTAAACAAAGGAACTAAGACTTATCTCAAACAAAACAATTCACAGGAAATAACAGTGAACCACTGATACCTTACTGCAGCAGTGTTAGGAGTTGAGGACCAATTATTAACTCTACGATGCACTGGTCCAAACATACTATAGAAGCTTTAAGAAAGTCTTTGCTGCAATGCTATTgaagaaaatgttaaagttttttactgtttcatattaaattgttactcttaaaaacattggtatttcCATACTTTGACTACTGTACTGGCTCTGTGATTAATGATGTGACATTGAATTTTCAACAGTAAGAAACAATTTTCATAGTAGCCAGAATTGTTGTTTGATTTATCAAAAAGTAATCATATCACTTCGTACTATATTTACATGTCAATCTGATTTGAGGAGCACTTGAATTTTGAAcggtaaatattgttttcaaccatatattttgttattgatattaaactttatttggtACAACGGAAGCACAAGAAATAACTGCACTAGATCATGAATACTGTGAATTCCATGTTATAGAACACCAATATTTAGTAATCCATCATTCTTATTGCATGCTGTACATCATTGTTAGAGTATGGGATTTTCTCCTAGACAGCGTTGAAGACTGAGAATCCGGACACAGTTCAGCTTAACTTTGAAAAGACTCGGATGGCCATAGCTGCCAAGAGTGAAGGCATGGTCTTGAGTGTAAGAAGACAGAATGAATGACTGAGTGAAtaggattaaaaatgtatttttggtgAAATATAACTGTTACTTTTGCAAAATAACACTTCTTTTGTACTTTAAGCtacttcaaaacaatatttagattagagcttatatttactttcttttctgtagttattaaatgttaattaccTAGTTGTTGTTGTTAGGATGtaaaatgtaagtattttattagtaggttacaaaaataatgtttttaataaactaatagtaataaattaaaacaactttaagcTGATTAAATATTAGATACTGTATCATATCATACTATTCACATAGTCTcaagaaaatgaaaagaataaaaacatttatttatttttaaaaagcactTATTCATAAAAactcttttcttttaaaaatagacAGCCTGCTCTCCTCATGTAAGTCATAGGGAAGCCTATTGTAAATTGAGATGGAAAGGACCACTATTAATCCTGTACCAACAAGCCCAGTTTGGGTGATttgcaaggtttttttaaagttataaatgtattcGATATGTGCAAATGtacacttattatatttactccCCAAAGTTTGTATATTGAACTGGAAATTAGCACTTCTATTAGCACTCATAGAAAGATATTACGTTACCAAAATTAGTGGTTGCTGAGCATTTTAGCGCAAACCCACAAATATGTAGGTCTCTGtttgttacacaattttttttgtttaaacccAAAATAGCCTAAATATTCAGAATTGTTCAtccaataagaaaatatgaaacattttgtaataatataaaatgtaaataaaatattgctttatatacAATCCCCACAATTTTTATGACGTAGCAATCCCAAATTTAGGTTCTATTAGCTAAATGCAAATATATGTCTtcgtaaaaaagtaaaaataaaaaagtatttttttttaacaatgttttatgcaaaacaataattttatcacGTAGCGTACAATCTACACTTTGCGTTGTAcatgttgtaaatgtttataactgCCTAAAGCGGTTGGTGTTGCCTCGAAAGTCTGGCTATTTGCGCATTCAAATAAGCAGGTGTCAGGcgatgttataaatttaaaaaccttcttgaattaaatctgtgttaaaaattaaatgttttaaatagtggtttacaaaattacaagcccAA
This Homalodisca vitripennis isolate AUS2020 chromosome 3, UT_GWSS_2.1, whole genome shotgun sequence DNA region includes the following protein-coding sequences:
- the LOC124356728 gene encoding protein kinase shaggy-like isoform X1, which gives rise to MVAIKKVLQDKRFKNRELQIMRRLEHCNIVKLKYFFYSSGDKKDEVYLNLVLEYIPETVYKVARHYSKSKQTIPISFIKLYMYQLFRSLAYIHSLGICHRDIKPQNLLLDPETGVLKLCDFGSAKHLVKGEPNVSYICSRYYRAPELIFGAIDYTTKIDVWSAGCVLAELLLGQPIFPGDSGVDQLVEIIKVLGTPTREQIREMNPNYTEFKFPQIKSHPWQKFMLQQMSVPKCTTDHQKIRVSVSLCVGACVPFNLATLGLGMDGNNMLKQYKC
- the LOC124356728 gene encoding protein kinase shaggy-like isoform X2, which translates into the protein MVAIKKVLQDKRFKNRELQIMRRLEHCNIVKLKYFFYSSGDKDEVYLNLVLEYIPETVYKVARHYSKSKQTIPISFIKLYMYQLFRSLAYIHSLGICHRDIKPQNLLLDPETGVLKLCDFGSAKHLVKGEPNVSYICSRYYRAPELIFGAIDYTTKIDVWSAGCVLAELLLGQPIFPGDSGVDQLVEIIKVLGTPTREQIREMNPNYTEFKFPQIKSHPWQKFMLQQMSVPKCTTDHQKIRVSVSLCVGACVPFNLATLGLGMDGNNMLKQYKC